The Miltoncostaea oceani genome includes a region encoding these proteins:
- the rsgA gene encoding ribosome small subunit-dependent GTPase A encodes MSRTPRAVAATREAVVVRVSGPTATLWVEGEEREARLRPRMPGGPAVAGDRVLLRPSDADAAAPTVIGVAPRTTVLERGERPGGKPRAIVANADLVVIMAAAADPPLSARLIDRYLVAAEVGGMEAAVVVTKIDLPHDAAELDALLGVYRDIGYPVLTGVAREPALAAAVRDLIDGRTAVLAGHSGVGKSTLTRGLTGVQRAVGAVSEKAGTGRHTTSDPRVIPMPGGGAVVDTAGVRTFHLPAMDRARLEAGFPEIAAAARGCRFRGCAHDGDAGCAVEGAVSDERLASYRRILATMR; translated from the coding sequence GTGAGCCGGACACCCCGGGCGGTCGCCGCGACACGGGAGGCCGTGGTCGTGCGCGTCTCGGGGCCGACGGCGACGTTGTGGGTGGAGGGCGAGGAGCGGGAGGCGCGGCTGCGCCCGCGCATGCCGGGCGGGCCGGCCGTGGCCGGCGACCGGGTGCTGCTGCGCCCCAGCGACGCCGACGCCGCCGCGCCGACCGTGATCGGGGTCGCGCCCCGGACGACGGTGCTGGAGCGCGGTGAGCGGCCGGGGGGGAAGCCGCGGGCGATCGTCGCGAACGCCGACCTCGTCGTGATCATGGCCGCCGCCGCCGACCCGCCGCTCAGCGCCCGCCTCATCGACCGCTACCTGGTGGCGGCGGAGGTCGGGGGCATGGAGGCGGCGGTCGTCGTCACGAAGATCGACCTGCCGCACGACGCCGCGGAGCTCGACGCGCTGCTCGGGGTCTACCGCGACATCGGGTACCCCGTCCTCACCGGCGTCGCGCGGGAGCCGGCCCTCGCCGCCGCCGTCCGCGACCTCATCGACGGCCGCACCGCGGTGCTCGCCGGCCACTCCGGGGTCGGCAAGTCGACCCTCACGCGCGGGCTGACGGGCGTGCAGCGGGCGGTCGGCGCGGTCAGCGAGAAGGCCGGCACCGGTCGCCACACCACGAGCGACCCGCGGGTGATCCCGATGCCGGGCGGCGGGGCCGTCGTCGACACGGCCGGGGTACGGACCTTCCACCTCCCCGCGATGGACCGGGCGCGGCTCGAGGCCGGGTTCCCCGAGATCGCCGCGGCGGCGCGGGGATGCCGGTTCCGCGGGTGCGCGCACGACGGCGACGCCGGGTGCGCGGTCGAGGGCGCGGTGAGCGACGAGCGCCTCGCGAGCTACCGGCGGATCCTCGCCACGATGCGGTAG
- the groL gene encoding chaperonin GroEL (60 kDa chaperone family; promotes refolding of misfolded polypeptides especially under stressful conditions; forms two stacked rings of heptamers to form a barrel-shaped 14mer; ends can be capped by GroES; misfolded proteins enter the barrel where they are refolded when GroES binds): MPKLIKFNEDARRALERGVNTLADAVKVTLGPKGRYVVLDKKFGAPTITNDGVTIAREIEVEDVFENQGAQLVREVATATNDVAGDGTTTATVLAQAIVREGLKNVAAGANPMGLKRGIEAAVERVVAEIAKQSKEVSGKEDIARVAAISSRDREIGDVISDAIEKVGKDGVVNVEEGQTFGMDLEFTEGMQFDRGYMSPYMVTDQDRMEAVLDDPFLLVHGGKISSVQDILPLLEQVIGQGRPLLIIAEDVEGEALATLIVNKLRGTFTGIAVKAPGFGDRRKRMLEDIAILTGGEVIAEEMGLKLANTQITQLGKARRVVISKDATTIIDGAGDPEDIKGRIKQIKAEIETTDSDFDREKLQERLAKLAGGVAVVKVGAATETEMKEKKHRVEDALQATRAALEEGVVPGGGVVLVNSIKALDGLELSGDEATGANIVRRALEEPLRQLAENAGLEGSVVVGEVKGRKPGIGLNVDTGEYVDLVKAGIIDPAMVTRSALQNAASIAKNIITTECVVADKPEEGGGGGMPDMGGMGGMGGMM, encoded by the coding sequence ATGCCGAAGCTCATCAAGTTCAACGAGGACGCCCGTCGGGCCCTCGAGCGTGGTGTGAACACCCTTGCTGATGCGGTGAAGGTGACTCTCGGTCCGAAGGGCCGGTATGTGGTGCTCGACAAGAAGTTCGGTGCCCCGACGATCACGAATGATGGTGTGACGATCGCTCGTGAGATCGAGGTCGAGGACGTCTTCGAGAACCAGGGTGCCCAGCTTGTGCGTGAGGTCGCGACCGCCACGAACGATGTGGCGGGTGACGGGACCACGACGGCGACGGTGTTGGCGCAGGCGATCGTGCGTGAGGGCCTGAAGAACGTCGCTGCGGGTGCGAACCCGATGGGGTTGAAGCGCGGTATCGAGGCTGCGGTGGAGCGGGTCGTGGCGGAGATCGCCAAGCAGTCGAAGGAGGTGTCGGGTAAGGAGGACATCGCCCGTGTCGCGGCGATCTCCAGCCGGGACCGTGAGATCGGCGATGTCATCTCCGACGCGATCGAGAAGGTCGGTAAGGACGGTGTCGTGAACGTGGAGGAGGGCCAGACCTTCGGGATGGACCTCGAGTTCACGGAGGGGATGCAGTTCGACCGTGGCTACATGTCGCCGTACATGGTCACCGACCAGGACCGGATGGAGGCCGTCCTCGACGACCCGTTCCTGCTGGTCCATGGCGGGAAGATCTCCTCGGTGCAGGACATCCTGCCGCTGTTGGAGCAGGTCATCGGCCAGGGCCGGCCGCTTCTGATCATCGCCGAGGACGTCGAGGGTGAGGCGTTGGCGACCCTGATCGTGAACAAGCTGCGTGGGACGTTCACGGGTATCGCGGTGAAGGCCCCCGGTTTCGGGGATCGGCGTAAGCGGATGCTCGAGGACATCGCGATCCTGACCGGTGGCGAGGTGATCGCCGAGGAGATGGGTCTGAAGTTGGCGAACACCCAGATCACCCAGTTGGGGAAGGCCCGGCGGGTGGTGATCTCCAAGGACGCGACCACCATCATCGACGGTGCCGGCGACCCGGAGGACATCAAGGGCCGCATCAAGCAGATCAAGGCGGAGATCGAGACGACCGACTCGGACTTCGACCGTGAGAAGCTGCAGGAGCGCCTGGCGAAGTTGGCGGGCGGTGTCGCGGTCGTGAAGGTGGGTGCGGCGACCGAGACGGAGATGAAGGAGAAGAAGCACCGGGTGGAGGACGCCCTGCAGGCGACCCGCGCGGCGCTCGAGGAGGGTGTCGTCCCCGGTGGCGGCGTCGTCTTGGTGAACTCCATCAAGGCCCTGGATGGCCTGGAGCTGTCGGGCGATGAGGCGACGGGTGCGAACATCGTGCGCCGTGCCTTGGAGGAGCCGCTGCGTCAGCTCGCCGAGAACGCCGGCCTGGAGGGGTCGGTCGTGGTGGGCGAGGTGAAGGGCCGCAAGCCGGGTATCGGCTTGAACGTGGACACGGGGGAGTACGTGGACCTGGTGAAGGCCGGGATCATCGACCCCGCGATGGTGACGCGTTCGGCGCTCCAGAACGCCGCGTCGATCGCGAAGAACATCATCACCACCGAGTGCGTCGTCGCCGACAAGCCCGAGGAGGGCGGCGGTGGCGGCATGCCCGACATGGGCGGCATGGGCGGCATGGGCGGCATGATGTAA
- the pyrE gene encoding orotate phosphoribosyltransferase — MSDDPRTRLATLLREHALVRESVMLSSGRRSSYYFDARQVLLDPEGAALAGRLMWDHLAPAGPAAVGGLTLGADPLVCAVSATAWAGGRRVTGFFVRKEAKKHGLQQWIEGPFIEEGTPVAVVDDVLTSGGSLVAAVEKARQAGGVVVAASVVIDRGEGGREVAEAALDGAPLHALYTSAELLETGRPGA, encoded by the coding sequence GTGAGCGACGATCCCCGCACCCGCCTGGCCACCCTGCTGCGCGAGCACGCGCTCGTGCGGGAGTCCGTGATGCTCTCGTCGGGGCGGCGGTCCTCGTACTACTTCGACGCGCGCCAGGTGCTGCTCGACCCGGAGGGCGCCGCGCTCGCGGGGCGCCTCATGTGGGACCACCTCGCCCCCGCGGGACCCGCCGCCGTCGGCGGGCTGACCCTCGGCGCGGACCCGCTGGTGTGCGCAGTGAGCGCCACGGCATGGGCCGGCGGCCGCCGGGTGACGGGCTTCTTCGTGCGCAAGGAGGCCAAGAAGCACGGCCTCCAGCAGTGGATCGAGGGTCCGTTCATCGAGGAGGGCACCCCCGTCGCCGTCGTCGACGACGTCCTCACGAGCGGGGGGTCGCTCGTCGCCGCCGTCGAGAAGGCGCGTCAGGCCGGCGGGGTCGTGGTCGCGGCGTCCGTCGTGATCGACCGCGGCGAGGGCGGCCGCGAGGTCGCCGAGGCCGCGCTCGACGGAGCCCCGCTCCATGCGCTCTACACGTCCGCCGAGCTGCTCGAGACGGGGCGCCCGGGAGCGTGA
- a CDS encoding MFS transporter produces MATALIAVDTLLFTMVVPALPEFAERDGLSDAQAALIFAAFPIAQLLTALATAGLVERLGRRPLIIAATVLLTLATLLFAVTEGGAMLTVARGAQGVAAGAAWTAGIAAISDVFPTRDLGLRIGLAQTAGGGFGLLGPIVGGVLIDLVGTDATFLMAAALPALLVVPALLVPETRRPGAVPTRVFVGIRAVMSRRRARAAAGALAAVSGALALIEPLVPLDLEDRLGLSASAIGVVFAASLLGNMVAAPLAGRWSDRSGRVAPVAVGGAVLAASLPLLAIGPAAWVTCALFVMGLGFGTMGASSGPVLTEAVDEAGLAGNYGLSAAILTVVYSAGYAVGPLVGAAAAATMPFLGAMIAGAVLVGATAAWATAGLRATSGDGPVAPGAGALAAGPRGPAPPR; encoded by the coding sequence ATGGCGACCGCCCTCATCGCGGTCGACACGCTGCTGTTCACGATGGTGGTGCCGGCGCTCCCCGAGTTCGCCGAGCGCGACGGGTTGTCCGACGCCCAGGCCGCCCTGATCTTCGCGGCCTTCCCGATCGCCCAGCTCCTCACGGCCCTCGCGACGGCGGGCCTGGTGGAGCGCCTCGGCCGCCGCCCCCTGATCATCGCGGCGACGGTGCTGCTGACCCTCGCGACCCTGCTGTTCGCCGTCACCGAGGGCGGGGCGATGCTGACCGTCGCCCGCGGCGCCCAGGGCGTCGCCGCCGGCGCGGCCTGGACCGCCGGCATCGCGGCGATCTCGGACGTCTTCCCGACCCGCGACCTCGGCCTGCGGATCGGCCTCGCGCAGACCGCCGGCGGCGGCTTCGGGCTGCTCGGCCCCATCGTCGGCGGGGTCCTGATCGACCTCGTCGGCACCGACGCCACCTTCCTGATGGCGGCCGCCCTCCCCGCGCTGCTCGTCGTCCCCGCGCTGCTCGTGCCCGAGACCCGCCGCCCCGGAGCCGTGCCCACCCGCGTCTTCGTGGGCATCCGGGCGGTCATGTCGCGCCGCCGGGCGCGCGCCGCCGCCGGGGCCCTCGCCGCGGTGTCCGGCGCCCTCGCCCTGATCGAGCCCCTCGTCCCGCTCGACCTGGAGGACCGCCTCGGGTTGTCGGCGTCGGCGATCGGCGTGGTCTTCGCCGCCAGCCTGCTCGGCAACATGGTCGCCGCGCCGCTCGCGGGCCGGTGGTCGGACCGCTCCGGCCGCGTCGCTCCCGTCGCCGTCGGGGGTGCGGTGCTCGCCGCGAGCCTCCCCCTGCTCGCCATCGGCCCCGCGGCCTGGGTGACGTGCGCGCTCTTCGTGATGGGCCTCGGCTTCGGGACGATGGGCGCCTCGTCGGGCCCCGTCCTCACGGAGGCCGTCGACGAGGCCGGGCTCGCCGGCAACTACGGGCTGTCCGCCGCGATCCTCACCGTCGTCTACTCCGCCGGGTACGCCGTCGGGCCGCTCGTCGGGGCGGCGGCCGCGGCGACGATGCCGTTCCTGGGGGCCATGATCGCCGGCGCCGTCCTCGTCGGCGCCACCGCCGCCTGGGCGACGGCCGGCCTGCGGGCCACGTCGGGCGACGGACCGGTCGCGCCCGGCGCGGGTGCTTTGGCCGCCGGGCCAAGGGGACCCGCGCCGCCACGCTGA
- the groES gene encoding co-chaperone GroES: MECQVGGSALNLQPLGDRVVVQSIEAEQVTASGLVLPDTAAEKPQRGRVLAVGSGRYEDGQRVPLLVAEGDEVIYSKYGGTEVKIDGQDLLILRESDILAKAV, from the coding sequence ATTGAGTGCCAAGTAGGGGGAAGTGCTTTGAACTTGCAGCCCTTGGGCGACCGCGTCGTCGTCCAGTCCATCGAGGCTGAGCAGGTCACCGCCAGCGGACTGGTCCTGCCCGACACCGCCGCCGAGAAGCCGCAGCGCGGCAGGGTCCTCGCCGTCGGCTCCGGCCGGTACGAGGACGGCCAGCGGGTGCCGCTCCTGGTCGCCGAGGGCGACGAGGTCATCTACTCCAAGTACGGCGGCACCGAAGTGAAGATCGACGGTCAGGACCTCCTGATCCTCCGGGAGTCCGACATCCTCGCGAAGGCGGTCTAG
- a CDS encoding response regulator transcription factor, whose product MASRGHVLVVDDERAIRRLLRLYLTDAGFTVAEAPDGETALEQVRRGGIDLVLLDLMLPEMDGYEVCRRLREMGQTPVIMITARSDEANRITGLELGADDYVVKPFSPIEVVARVKAVMRRVGAPPDPGRLLRAGPAVLEPSSRRVTLDGEEVDLTRLEFDLLAELAAHPRVVYTRERLLEKVWGYQSAVGGKTVDVHVANLRRKLGDGIGIVAVRGVGYRLEPS is encoded by the coding sequence ATGGCGAGCCGCGGTCACGTGCTGGTGGTCGACGACGAGCGCGCGATCCGCCGCCTGTTGCGGCTCTACCTGACCGACGCCGGGTTCACCGTGGCGGAGGCGCCCGACGGCGAGACGGCCCTCGAGCAGGTGCGCCGGGGCGGGATCGACCTGGTCCTCCTCGACCTGATGCTCCCCGAGATGGACGGCTACGAGGTCTGCCGCCGCCTCCGCGAGATGGGCCAGACGCCCGTCATCATGATCACCGCCCGCAGCGACGAGGCGAACCGCATCACCGGCCTCGAGCTGGGCGCCGACGACTACGTCGTCAAGCCGTTCTCCCCGATCGAGGTCGTCGCGCGCGTGAAGGCCGTGATGCGCCGGGTCGGCGCGCCCCCCGACCCCGGGCGCCTCCTCCGCGCCGGCCCCGCCGTGCTGGAGCCGTCGAGCCGCCGCGTCACCCTCGACGGGGAGGAGGTCGACCTCACCCGCCTCGAGTTCGACCTGCTCGCCGAGCTCGCCGCCCACCCGCGGGTCGTCTACACCCGCGAGCGGCTGCTGGAGAAGGTCTGGGGCTACCAGTCGGCCGTCGGCGGCAAGACCGTCGACGTCCACGTCGCGAACCTGCGGCGCAAGCTCGGGGACGGGATCGGGATCGTGGCCGTTCGGGGGGTCGGCTACCGGCTGGAGCCCTCGTGA
- a CDS encoding TrpB-like pyridoxal phosphate-dependent enzyme — protein sequence MAQRRYLLSEDAIPTRWYNVAADLSSMPPPPLHPGTGQPIGPDDLSPIFPMALIEQEVSGERWIPIPDPVREIYSMWRPTPLHRALGLERALGTTCRIFYKYEGVSPAGSHKPNTSVPQAYYNREEGVTRLATETGAGQWGSALAFACGLFGITCKVFMVRASFDSKPYRQSMIRTWGGEIVASPSPDTAAGRAILEATPDSTGSLGIAISEAVEDAATRDDTNYALGSVLNHVLLHQTVVGQEARAQLAMAGAEPDVVIGCVGGGSNFAGLAFPFLADKAAGSDIRIVAAEPAACPTLTRGHYGYDFGDTAGMTPLLAMHSLGHGFVPPAIHSGGLRYHGMAPLVSHLVHTGLVEARAYTQSECFAEAVRFARAEGIVPAPEPSHAIRAVVEEVARAEEEGVERTILFNLCGHGNFDMAAYDAYLSGTMTDIELPQEELDRAAAEMEGLPALG from the coding sequence GTGGCCCAGCGCCGCTATCTGCTGTCCGAGGACGCGATACCGACCCGGTGGTACAACGTCGCCGCCGACCTGTCGTCGATGCCCCCGCCCCCCCTCCACCCGGGGACCGGGCAGCCGATCGGCCCGGACGACCTCTCGCCGATCTTCCCGATGGCGCTCATCGAGCAGGAGGTCAGCGGGGAGCGCTGGATCCCCATCCCGGACCCCGTCCGCGAGATCTACTCGATGTGGCGCCCCACCCCCCTGCACCGCGCGCTCGGCCTGGAGCGGGCCCTCGGGACCACGTGCCGCATCTTCTACAAGTACGAGGGCGTCAGCCCCGCGGGCAGCCACAAGCCGAACACGTCCGTGCCGCAGGCCTACTACAACCGCGAGGAGGGGGTCACCCGCCTCGCCACCGAGACCGGCGCCGGCCAGTGGGGCTCCGCCCTCGCGTTCGCCTGCGGGCTGTTCGGCATCACCTGCAAGGTGTTCATGGTGCGCGCCTCGTTCGACAGCAAGCCGTACCGCCAGTCGATGATCCGCACGTGGGGCGGTGAGATCGTCGCGAGCCCGTCACCCGACACGGCCGCCGGGCGGGCGATCCTCGAGGCCACCCCCGACAGCACCGGCAGCCTCGGCATCGCGATCAGCGAGGCCGTCGAGGACGCCGCGACCCGCGACGACACGAACTACGCGCTCGGCAGCGTCCTCAACCACGTGCTGCTGCACCAGACCGTCGTCGGCCAGGAGGCGCGGGCGCAGCTCGCGATGGCGGGCGCCGAGCCCGACGTCGTCATCGGCTGCGTCGGGGGCGGGTCGAACTTCGCGGGCCTCGCCTTCCCGTTCCTCGCCGACAAGGCCGCCGGCAGCGACATCCGGATCGTCGCCGCCGAGCCCGCCGCGTGCCCCACCCTCACCCGCGGCCACTACGGCTACGACTTCGGCGACACCGCGGGCATGACCCCGCTGCTCGCCATGCACTCCCTCGGCCACGGGTTCGTGCCCCCCGCCATCCACTCCGGCGGCCTGCGGTACCACGGCATGGCGCCGCTCGTGTCGCACCTCGTCCACACGGGTCTCGTCGAGGCGCGGGCGTACACCCAGTCCGAGTGCTTCGCCGAGGCCGTGCGGTTCGCCCGTGCGGAGGGGATCGTGCCGGCCCCCGAGCCGTCCCACGCGATCCGCGCGGTGGTGGAGGAGGTCGCGCGCGCCGAGGAGGAGGGCGTCGAGCGGACGATCCTCTTCAACCTCTGCGGCCACGGCAACTTCGACATGGCCGCCTACGACGCGTACCTGTCGGGGACGATGACCGACATCGAGCTCCCCCAGGAGGAGCTCGACCGCGCCGCCGCCGAGATGGAGGGCCTCCCGGCCCTCGGCTGA
- a CDS encoding NifU N-terminal domain-containing protein, protein MDVTPEGTPNPNAVKFTLDRPAVEGRGQTFRAGSDPADSPLGARIFALDGVTNVFATSNFVSVTKEDDVSWDELVPQVIAQLEAHFEGDA, encoded by the coding sequence ATGGACGTGACGCCCGAGGGGACGCCCAACCCCAACGCGGTCAAGTTCACGCTCGACCGGCCGGCCGTGGAGGGCCGCGGGCAGACCTTCCGCGCGGGCTCCGACCCGGCGGACTCACCGCTCGGGGCGCGGATCTTCGCCCTCGACGGGGTGACGAACGTCTTCGCGACCTCGAACTTCGTGAGCGTCACGAAGGAGGACGACGTGAGCTGGGACGAGCTCGTCCCCCAGGTCATCGCGCAGCTCGAGGCCCACTTCGAGGGTGACGCGTGA
- a CDS encoding ASCH domain-containing protein, with protein MYALNFYSPLFIDQLRKGRKTATIRLGDKAHKYKKGQLVWVTVGHRHGPRQRIFTAIIDDVTVKPVRELTQREIERDNPEFRLVEDTLHFLSHIYSREVALDDNVSVIHFSEVIEFPSLK; from the coding sequence GTGTACGCGCTGAACTTCTACTCGCCCCTGTTCATCGACCAGCTGCGCAAGGGTCGGAAGACCGCGACCATCCGGCTCGGGGACAAGGCGCACAAGTACAAGAAGGGCCAGCTGGTCTGGGTCACCGTCGGCCATCGGCACGGGCCGCGGCAGCGCATCTTCACGGCGATCATCGACGACGTCACCGTCAAGCCCGTCCGCGAGCTCACCCAGCGGGAGATCGAGCGCGACAACCCCGAGTTCCGCCTCGTCGAGGACACCCTCCACTTCCTGTCCCACATCTACTCGCGCGAGGTCGCCCTCGACGACAACGTCTCGGTGATCCACTTCTCCGAGGTCATCGAGTTCCCCTCGCTCAAGTAG
- a CDS encoding NUDIX hydrolase — MTRVITERSAGGVLLLRIGPALLVALIRLRGGGILGLPKGHMEAGEEPHETALRETREETGLSGRVLAPLEEISYVFWSRAQGARVAKQVSFFLLEYRAGSPAHHDGEVEGVTLVPVARAPGALTYPGERSVMRRALAWVDATGYGGGEAPPPSSRG, encoded by the coding sequence ATGACCCGCGTCATCACCGAGCGGTCCGCCGGCGGCGTGCTGCTCCTGCGCATCGGCCCCGCCCTGCTCGTCGCCCTCATCCGCCTCCGCGGCGGGGGGATCCTCGGCCTGCCGAAGGGCCACATGGAGGCGGGGGAGGAGCCCCACGAGACCGCCCTCCGGGAGACCCGCGAGGAGACGGGCCTCTCCGGCCGGGTGCTCGCCCCGCTCGAGGAGATCTCCTACGTCTTCTGGTCGCGCGCCCAGGGCGCGCGGGTCGCGAAGCAAGTGTCGTTCTTCCTGCTGGAGTACCGGGCGGGGTCGCCCGCCCACCACGACGGCGAGGTCGAGGGCGTCACCCTGGTGCCGGTGGCACGGGCGCCGGGGGCGTTGACGTACCCCGGCGAGCGGAGCGTGATGCGCCGCGCACTCGCCTGGGTCGATGCGACGGGTTACGGTGGCGGGGAGGCACCGCCGCCCTCCTCCCGGGGCTGA
- a CDS encoding sensor histidine kinase has protein sequence MRDALRRLRPRSIQARVALAIGIALLAVFLVVQVVFVGFVQARARDEVEAALHQQADSIARQIERSGLENAAASAREAQRYIGDARLVVRVSGVAVHWNVPVSDLEASATARRGDLEVLLERPDPSAGLFTDWVFVALLAIGLVGTGGLIWGLAVGVGSRLRASVRDLADSAEAVTRGHLDVRVAETDDELGRLAQAFNRMTARLEAADVRQREFLADVAHELRTPVTAIEGFAQALSDGTAATPEDRAESADFIRAEAARLRELVRDLQQLTWLDLDPPVETADIDLMDAGRDAVARLAADARAAGVSLHPPEGHLIARADPAHVETILANLITNAIRATPPGGFVHLHPVAAPGQAGIAVSDTGIGIPPEHIPYIFDRLYRVQSGRQRPGGSGLGLSIVRRLATLLGGRVTVRSVPGTGSTFTLWLPARAVAPPRRPRVGSTLDQPTTRG, from the coding sequence GTGAGGGACGCGCTCCGCCGGCTCCGGCCGAGGAGCATCCAGGCCCGCGTCGCCCTGGCGATCGGCATCGCCCTCCTCGCCGTGTTCCTCGTCGTGCAGGTCGTCTTCGTGGGCTTCGTGCAGGCGCGGGCCCGGGACGAGGTCGAGGCGGCGCTGCACCAGCAGGCCGACTCCATCGCCCGCCAGATCGAACGCAGCGGCCTCGAGAACGCCGCGGCGAGCGCCCGCGAGGCGCAGCGCTACATCGGCGACGCCCGCCTCGTCGTGCGGGTGTCCGGTGTGGCGGTGCACTGGAACGTCCCCGTCTCCGACCTGGAGGCGTCCGCCACCGCCCGCCGCGGCGACCTGGAGGTGCTGCTCGAACGGCCCGACCCGTCGGCGGGCCTCTTCACCGACTGGGTGTTCGTCGCGCTCCTCGCGATCGGGCTGGTCGGCACCGGCGGCCTGATCTGGGGGCTCGCCGTCGGGGTCGGCTCCCGCCTGCGCGCCTCCGTCCGGGACCTGGCGGACAGCGCCGAGGCCGTCACCCGCGGCCACCTCGACGTGCGCGTCGCCGAGACCGACGACGAGCTCGGCCGCCTCGCCCAGGCCTTCAACCGCATGACGGCGCGGCTCGAGGCCGCGGACGTCCGCCAGCGCGAGTTCCTCGCCGACGTCGCCCACGAGCTGCGGACGCCGGTCACCGCGATCGAGGGCTTCGCCCAGGCGCTGTCCGACGGGACCGCGGCGACACCGGAGGACCGCGCCGAGTCCGCCGACTTCATCCGGGCGGAGGCCGCCCGCCTGCGCGAGCTGGTGCGGGACCTGCAGCAGCTCACCTGGCTCGACCTCGACCCCCCCGTCGAGACCGCCGACATCGACCTCATGGACGCCGGCCGGGACGCCGTCGCGCGCCTCGCCGCCGACGCCCGCGCCGCCGGCGTCTCGCTGCACCCCCCCGAGGGGCACCTCATCGCGCGCGCCGACCCGGCGCACGTCGAGACGATCCTCGCCAACCTCATCACCAACGCCATCCGGGCGACGCCCCCCGGCGGATTCGTGCACCTCCACCCGGTCGCCGCCCCCGGCCAGGCGGGGATCGCCGTGAGCGACACCGGCATCGGCATCCCGCCGGAGCACATCCCCTACATCTTCGACCGCCTCTACCGCGTCCAGTCCGGGCGGCAGCGTCCCGGCGGGTCCGGGCTCGGCCTGTCGATCGTGCGCCGCCTCGCGACCCTGCTCGGGGGGCGCGTCACCGTCCGCAGCGTCCCCGGCACCGGCTCCACCTTCACCCTCTGGCTGCCGGCCCGCGCGGTCGCGCCGCCGCGCCGGCCCAGGGTAGGCTCGACGCTCGACCAGCCCACGACACGGGGGTGA